Proteins from one Acidimicrobiales bacterium genomic window:
- a CDS encoding lantibiotic dehydratase translates to MKQALSPAGFFVLRTPLLPYDELTRLGKDLGAPAIGGTLLDEALPRDRLRLRRRLADLLERPEIREAVFLASPDLEASIPLWRRDPNSERGQGIERALARYLVRAASRATPFGLFAGVSVGTTGQRTRLVLEPRDRYRRRTRVDASYLAALALGVSTAGDTGADVPFAPNPSLHRSPGGVRWVQAGERAPAGFRGAPDTPRLRSALARAEGGATTAQLVEAVAGGVDRHGGAARYVDELVRSQVLVPSARVPVTGGEPIEGLADLLEAAPSSAAVAKTLRAAADELSDVDAAGLGAAPERYRVLGRELDALPAAGAAEARFHVDLVKPATDITLGSRVLDEIARGVALLQGIARRRTPGDIDRFRDAFEQRYGGREVPLLEAVDDETGIGFGPPALTAAPLDGLSFPPPPPPAAPKLPGDDVLLGLLLATTARRSTEMVLEADDLEALADDAPPLPLPGAFAVLASLEADSDSALDSGDFSVLLRAVGGPSGAWLLGRFCHTDPGLLGHVEQHLRAEEAQDPDAVWAEIVHQPEAPFDNVVARPVLRGYEIACLGTSGASPDRQIALGDLLVSVVDGEVVLRSRRLGRRVVPRSTTAHDFTRSGPAVYRLLASLQTQGVRAGLSWTWGALEHAPFLPRVRSGRLVLSLARWQVTADELGWLGAASGPQLARRIRAWRLDREIPRLVTLVDADAALLVDLENVLSAESFVHLVRGRSHAVLEEVFPSPDRLCARGPEGRFTSEIVVPFTSALPNRRPRPAPLAPSPVRRSFPPGSEWVSAKVYAGPSAVDVLLRDVVDPLRRRLFDHGHADGWFFVRYGDPHWHLRVRFHAAAGTDPLHVANEVTRALGTAVDDGAAWGLQLDTYDREVERYGGADGILVAERIFSADSDAVLGALCAGAGSDGGDDANDRWELAVRGVDALLDDLCLDDEQKLAVYARGRAIYAWEHRVDGPFEEQLSRTFRARRHRLDEVLRADVDRPGATGARFEGLWQRSRRLAPIGLELTDLERAGRLSAAVEQLATSYVHLHLNRLLTTAHRAQELLVYDTLLRLHRSRVARRQPPA, encoded by the coding sequence GTGAAGCAAGCGCTCTCGCCGGCCGGCTTCTTCGTCCTTCGCACGCCGCTTCTCCCGTACGACGAGCTCACGAGGTTGGGCAAGGACCTCGGCGCTCCCGCCATCGGCGGCACCCTCCTCGACGAGGCGCTCCCCCGCGACCGCCTGCGCCTGCGGCGCCGGCTGGCCGACCTGCTGGAGCGGCCCGAGATCCGCGAGGCCGTCTTCCTCGCCTCTCCGGATCTCGAAGCCTCGATACCGCTCTGGCGGCGGGATCCCAACAGCGAGCGGGGCCAGGGCATCGAGCGGGCGCTGGCCCGCTATCTGGTGCGGGCCGCGTCGCGTGCCACGCCCTTCGGCCTGTTCGCCGGCGTCTCCGTCGGCACGACGGGACAGCGCACCCGCCTCGTCCTGGAACCGAGGGACCGCTACCGCCGGCGGACCAGGGTCGACGCCTCGTACCTGGCGGCGCTGGCTCTCGGGGTCTCCACCGCCGGCGACACGGGCGCCGACGTGCCGTTCGCCCCCAACCCCTCCCTCCACCGCTCGCCGGGCGGCGTCCGCTGGGTGCAGGCGGGCGAGCGGGCCCCGGCCGGCTTCCGGGGGGCGCCCGACACGCCGCGGCTTCGTTCGGCGCTGGCCCGGGCCGAGGGAGGCGCCACGACGGCCCAGCTGGTCGAGGCGGTCGCCGGTGGAGTCGACCGCCACGGCGGCGCGGCCCGCTACGTCGACGAGCTGGTGCGCTCGCAGGTGCTCGTGCCGAGCGCCCGCGTCCCGGTCACCGGCGGCGAGCCGATCGAAGGCCTGGCCGACCTGCTGGAGGCGGCGCCGTCGAGCGCGGCGGTGGCCAAGACGCTGCGAGCGGCCGCCGACGAGCTGTCCGACGTCGACGCCGCCGGGCTCGGTGCGGCGCCCGAGCGCTACCGCGTGCTCGGCAGGGAGCTCGATGCCCTGCCGGCCGCCGGTGCGGCCGAGGCACGCTTCCACGTCGACCTGGTGAAACCGGCGACCGACATCACGCTGGGCAGCCGGGTGCTCGACGAGATCGCCCGCGGCGTGGCCCTGCTGCAGGGCATCGCCCGGCGGCGCACGCCCGGCGACATCGACCGGTTCCGCGACGCCTTCGAGCAGCGGTACGGCGGCCGCGAGGTGCCACTCCTGGAGGCCGTCGACGACGAGACCGGCATCGGGTTCGGCCCGCCGGCGCTCACCGCTGCGCCCCTCGACGGACTGTCGTTCCCACCGCCACCCCCCCCGGCGGCGCCCAAGCTGCCCGGGGACGACGTCCTGCTCGGCCTGCTGCTCGCCACCACGGCCCGGCGCAGCACCGAGATGGTGCTCGAGGCCGACGACCTGGAGGCGCTGGCCGACGACGCTCCCCCGCTCCCGCTCCCCGGCGCCTTCGCCGTCCTCGCCTCGCTGGAAGCCGACAGCGACAGCGCACTTGACAGCGGCGATTTCTCGGTGCTCCTCCGGGCCGTCGGCGGCCCGTCCGGGGCCTGGCTGCTCGGGCGGTTCTGCCACACCGACCCGGGCCTGCTCGGCCACGTCGAGCAGCATCTGCGGGCGGAGGAGGCGCAGGACCCCGACGCGGTGTGGGCCGAGATCGTCCACCAACCCGAGGCTCCGTTCGACAACGTCGTCGCCCGGCCGGTGCTGCGGGGCTACGAGATCGCCTGCCTCGGGACCTCGGGCGCCTCGCCCGACCGCCAGATCGCGCTCGGCGACCTCCTGGTCTCCGTCGTCGACGGCGAAGTCGTCCTCCGCTCCCGCCGGCTCGGCCGCCGGGTCGTCCCGAGGAGCACGACCGCCCACGACTTCACCCGGAGCGGCCCCGCCGTGTACCGGCTGCTGGCGTCCTTGCAGACGCAGGGCGTGCGAGCGGGCCTGTCCTGGACCTGGGGAGCGCTCGAGCACGCGCCGTTCCTGCCGAGGGTCCGCTCGGGCCGGCTCGTGCTGTCCCTCGCCCGATGGCAGGTCACCGCCGACGAACTGGGCTGGCTCGGCGCCGCCAGCGGCCCGCAGCTGGCCCGGCGCATCCGGGCGTGGCGGCTCGACCGCGAGATCCCGCGGCTCGTCACACTGGTCGACGCTGACGCCGCCCTGCTCGTCGATCTCGAGAACGTCCTGTCGGCGGAGTCGTTCGTCCACCTCGTCCGCGGTCGATCGCACGCCGTGCTCGAAGAGGTGTTCCCATCGCCCGACCGCCTGTGTGCCCGCGGGCCGGAAGGCCGCTTCACCTCCGAGATCGTCGTGCCCTTCACGTCGGCGCTGCCGAACCGCCGCCCCCGCCCCGCCCCCCTGGCGCCGTCGCCCGTGCGCCGGAGCTTCCCACCGGGCTCAGAGTGGGTCTCGGCCAAGGTCTACGCCGGCCCGTCCGCCGTCGACGTCCTGCTCCGGGACGTCGTCGACCCGCTCCGCCGGCGGCTGTTCGACCACGGTCACGCCGACGGCTGGTTCTTCGTGCGCTACGGCGACCCGCACTGGCACCTGCGCGTGCGGTTCCATGCCGCCGCCGGCACCGACCCGCTCCACGTGGCCAACGAGGTCACCCGGGCCCTGGGCACGGCCGTCGACGACGGCGCGGCATGGGGGCTCCAGCTCGACACCTACGACCGCGAGGTCGAGCGGTACGGAGGGGCCGACGGCATCCTCGTCGCCGAGCGCATCTTCTCGGCCGACAGCGACGCCGTGCTCGGTGCACTGTGCGCCGGTGCCGGCTCCGACGGTGGCGACGACGCCAACGACCGGTGGGAGCTGGCCGTGCGAGGTGTCGACGCCCTGCTCGACGACCTGTGCCTGGACGACGAGCAGAAGCTGGCCGTCTACGCACGGGGTCGAGCCATCTATGCCTGGGAGCACCGCGTCGACGGGCCGTTCGAAGAGCAGCTGAGCCGGACCTTCCGTGCCCGGCGCCACCGGCTCGACGAGGTGCTGCGGGCCGACGTCGACCGCCCCGGCGCCACGGGGGCCCGCTTCGAGGGGCTCTGGCAGCGGTCGCGCCGCCTGGCGCCGATCGGCCTCGAGCTCACCGACCTCGAACGGGCCGGGCGACTGTCGGCCGCCGTCGAGCAGCTGGCCACGAGCTACGTCCACCTGCACCTGAACCGGCTGCTGACGACCGCCCACCGGGCCCAGGAGCTGCTGGTCTACGACACCCTCCTGCGACTCCACCGCTCACGCGTGGCCCGGCGGCAGCCCCCGGCCTGA
- a CDS encoding 4'-phosphopantetheinyl transferase superfamily protein codes for MSAGDEARGDSGPLATLARGECHAWVHRRAQEPPGPGARGRRTEALRLVLRDLARRYLPDGDLTVERTCARCGGPHGRPVVVVDGKPSPLRVSVAHAGDTTVFAFSGSADVGVDIEVVRPDFDWSAMVDIVFSDAERRQTESSSPDAAVRCVGYYERWVAKEAVLKAMGVGLAGPLKDVDTTGGRTSTWNGWSMAPLAVDLPLVGALACAGAVHDIRMFVAGP; via the coding sequence GTGAGCGCCGGCGACGAGGCTCGAGGCGACTCCGGGCCCCTGGCCACCCTGGCGCGCGGCGAGTGCCACGCGTGGGTGCACCGCCGCGCCCAGGAGCCGCCCGGCCCCGGAGCCCGGGGGCGACGGACCGAGGCCCTGCGGCTCGTGCTGCGCGACCTGGCGCGGCGGTACCTGCCCGACGGCGACCTCACCGTCGAGCGCACGTGTGCCCGGTGCGGCGGACCGCACGGAAGGCCGGTGGTGGTCGTGGACGGGAAGCCCTCGCCGCTGCGGGTCAGCGTGGCCCACGCAGGCGACACCACCGTCTTCGCCTTCTCCGGCTCGGCCGACGTGGGCGTCGACATCGAGGTCGTTCGCCCCGACTTCGACTGGAGCGCCATGGTCGACATCGTGTTCTCGGACGCCGAGCGACGCCAGACCGAGTCGTCGTCGCCCGATGCCGCCGTCCGCTGCGTCGGCTACTACGAGCGGTGGGTGGCGAAGGAGGCCGTGCTCAAGGCCATGGGCGTCGGCCTGGCCGGGCCTCTCAAGGACGTCGACACCACCGGCGGTCGCACCTCGACGTGGAACGGGTGGAGCATGGCCCCCCTGGCCGTGGACCTGCCGCTGGTGGGCGCCCTCGCGTGCGCCGGGGCGGTGCACGACATCCGCATGTTCGTCGCCGGTCCGTGA
- a CDS encoding CHRD domain-containing protein, with protein MRGQPLSPEGEHHGDGARRRTAVVSAHAQGSHAVPRGGRAGAARAPRSGRDGDAWRATCRWLTGAAVSGGGDPDTSGSATLVVDRAAKTLCYSLSWSSVDGTVTAAHVHQAPAEQVGPHVVDLFNGASLPGTGSASGCVAVTATQIATLVRSPSQFYVNLHSTSYPSEALRGQPG; from the coding sequence CTGCGTGGCCAGCCGCTTTCTCCGGAAGGTGAGCACCACGGCGACGGTGCCCGCCGGCGGACAGCGGTCGTCAGCGCGCACGCCCAAGGATCGCACGCCGTTCCGAGGGGCGGCAGGGCCGGGGCCGCCCGGGCGCCCCGTAGTGGCCGGGACGGGGACGCCTGGCGCGCGACGTGCCGGTGGCTCACGGGCGCGGCGGTTTCCGGCGGCGGTGATCCCGACACCTCCGGCTCGGCCACGCTCGTCGTCGACCGGGCGGCGAAGACGCTGTGCTACAGCCTCTCGTGGTCGTCGGTCGACGGAACCGTGACCGCTGCGCACGTGCACCAGGCGCCGGCTGAACAGGTCGGGCCGCACGTCGTCGACCTGTTCAACGGCGCGTCGTTGCCCGGCACCGGATCGGCGTCCGGTTGCGTCGCGGTGACGGCGACGCAGATCGCCACGCTGGTGCGCAGCCCGTCCCAGTTCTACGTGAACCTCCACTCGACGAGCTACCCGTCGGAAGCGCTGCGGGGCCAGCCGGGCTGA
- a CDS encoding formyl transferase, with product MAQTTSPTDWGGDVRVVSPPGVRPLAAAPAHDSEVLHLDGDGPGLPGTARLVLLGSPCPATNVLFHALRQRFGYVSVVLEQRVSRRSLLAKRAKKLGLRTVAGQLLFSVVTVPVLQRRGAKRIAAVLDDNDLDVSPIDQPVVHIPSVNSDEGRAVLMALNPTVVVVSGTRVISAKTLNAVKATFVNLHAGVAPQYRGVHGGYWALAEGRPELVGSTVHIIDQGIDTGPVLAQVTFGVTPADSFATYPYLHLAAGVRPLLDAVKPLLAGDAPEIVTPLSDEPSCLRSHPTVWGYLSRRLRHAVS from the coding sequence ATGGCTCAGACGACATCCCCCACCGACTGGGGCGGCGACGTGCGCGTCGTCTCCCCGCCGGGCGTGCGTCCACTGGCGGCTGCCCCCGCCCACGACTCCGAAGTGCTGCACCTCGACGGCGACGGCCCGGGCCTGCCCGGCACGGCCCGTCTCGTCCTGCTCGGCTCGCCCTGCCCGGCCACCAACGTGTTGTTCCACGCGCTGCGCCAGCGCTTCGGGTACGTGTCCGTGGTGCTGGAGCAACGGGTGTCACGTCGCTCCCTGCTCGCCAAGCGGGCCAAGAAGCTCGGACTTCGGACCGTCGCCGGCCAGCTGCTGTTCTCGGTGGTGACGGTGCCGGTCCTCCAGCGCCGGGGCGCCAAGCGCATCGCCGCCGTGCTCGACGACAACGACCTCGACGTGTCGCCCATCGATCAACCGGTGGTCCACATCCCCTCCGTCAACTCCGACGAGGGTCGGGCCGTGCTCATGGCCCTCAACCCGACGGTGGTGGTGGTGTCGGGCACGCGGGTCATCTCCGCCAAGACGCTCAACGCCGTCAAGGCCACCTTCGTCAACCTCCACGCCGGCGTGGCGCCGCAGTACCGGGGTGTCCACGGCGGCTACTGGGCGCTGGCCGAGGGCCGTCCCGAGCTGGTCGGCTCCACCGTGCACATCATCGACCAGGGCATCGACACCGGGCCGGTGCTGGCCCAGGTGACCTTCGGCGTCACCCCCGCCGACTCGTTCGCCACCTACCCCTACCTGCACCTGGCGGCCGGGGTGCGCCCGCTGCTCGACGCGGTGAAGCCGTTGCTGGCCGGCGACGCCCCCGAGATCGTGACGCCTCTGTCGGACGAGCCATCGTGCCTCCGCAGCCACCCGACCGTGTGGGGCTACTTGTCCAGGCGCCTGCGCCACGCCGTGTCCTGA
- a CDS encoding nucleoside-diphosphate sugar epimerase/dehydratase, whose protein sequence is MTTVDASSIGAEAVIASAVAPPAVPGAAAGVPVGLSLARAASRIRGDLPLIALDASITVGCYAAALVLRFDGAVPSGFWDSFPSFLILALLAHCGGNRAFGLYRQMWRHASVAEARSVIASATTATACLLVAATVAVREPLSVVVVGGAATMMFTGAVRFQSRLFAFNRRPEAVSGLRVAVVGAGASGAMIVREMRRHPGAGLVPVVVLDDDPQTWGLSLAGVAVTGPITRLPELVRDLELHQVVLAIPSAGPELVDRVARLGEEAAVAVKVTPRVGELLGAEVSVRDVRELRIEDLLGRAEVATDLEAVRGLLRGRRVLITGAGGSIGSEIARQVALCEPARLVLLDHDETHLFDTVATLATEAVEVLCDIRNRLALRRVLLRHRPDVVFHAAALKHVPVLEDHPTEAVATNVVGTANLLAAAREAGVERLVFISTDKAVSPRSVMGATKWLGEQLVLQASERGGRHCVVRFGNVAGSRGSVIPTFARQIAAGGPVTVTDPRMTRYFMSVHEAVQLVLQAAAMAEGGEVFMLDMGEPVNILALAERMIRLSGRNVGADVAVVVTGPRAGEKLAEELQAACEQAHPTAHRSIVRLRPSVLDGAVLSMGTRRLAALSAQEEHAQVTDQLFELVHTSPASQPDVIDLVEIEARAVC, encoded by the coding sequence ATGACCACCGTGGACGCCTCGTCGATCGGCGCCGAGGCCGTCATCGCCTCCGCGGTGGCGCCCCCGGCGGTGCCAGGAGCCGCGGCCGGCGTGCCGGTGGGTCTCAGCCTGGCCCGGGCGGCCAGCCGCATCCGCGGCGACCTGCCGCTGATCGCCCTCGACGCGTCCATCACCGTGGGCTGCTACGCGGCGGCGCTGGTGCTGCGCTTCGACGGCGCCGTGCCCTCCGGGTTCTGGGACTCCTTCCCTTCGTTCCTGATCCTGGCGCTGCTGGCCCACTGCGGGGGGAACCGGGCGTTCGGGCTGTACCGCCAGATGTGGCGGCACGCCAGCGTGGCCGAGGCCCGCTCGGTCATCGCCTCCGCCACCACGGCCACCGCGTGTCTCCTGGTGGCAGCCACCGTCGCCGTGCGCGAGCCCCTGTCGGTGGTCGTCGTGGGCGGGGCGGCCACCATGATGTTCACCGGGGCGGTGCGCTTCCAGTCCCGGCTGTTCGCGTTCAACCGTCGCCCCGAGGCGGTGTCGGGCCTGCGCGTCGCCGTGGTGGGCGCGGGGGCGTCGGGGGCAATGATCGTCCGCGAGATGCGCCGCCACCCCGGCGCCGGCCTGGTCCCCGTCGTGGTGCTCGACGACGATCCCCAGACCTGGGGCCTCAGCCTGGCCGGCGTGGCCGTGACCGGTCCCATCACCCGCCTGCCCGAGCTGGTGCGGGACCTCGAGCTCCACCAGGTCGTGCTGGCCATACCGTCGGCCGGCCCCGAGCTGGTCGACCGGGTGGCCCGCCTGGGCGAGGAGGCCGCGGTGGCGGTCAAGGTCACGCCCCGAGTCGGCGAGCTGCTGGGGGCGGAGGTGTCGGTGCGCGACGTGCGCGAGCTGCGCATCGAGGACCTGCTGGGCCGGGCCGAGGTGGCCACCGACCTGGAGGCGGTGCGGGGCCTGCTCCGAGGCCGGCGGGTGCTGATCACCGGCGCCGGCGGATCCATCGGGTCCGAGATCGCCCGCCAGGTGGCGCTGTGCGAGCCGGCCCGGCTGGTGCTGCTCGACCACGACGAGACCCACCTGTTCGACACGGTGGCCACCCTCGCCACCGAGGCCGTCGAGGTCCTGTGCGACATCCGCAACCGTCTGGCCCTGCGCCGGGTCCTGCTGCGCCACCGCCCCGACGTGGTCTTCCACGCCGCTGCGCTCAAGCACGTGCCGGTGCTGGAGGACCACCCGACCGAGGCGGTGGCCACCAACGTGGTGGGCACGGCCAACCTGCTGGCCGCGGCCCGGGAGGCGGGCGTCGAGCGGCTGGTGTTCATCTCCACCGACAAGGCGGTCTCACCCCGCTCGGTGATGGGCGCCACCAAGTGGCTGGGCGAGCAGCTGGTCCTCCAGGCGTCGGAGCGCGGCGGCCGCCACTGCGTCGTGCGCTTCGGCAACGTGGCGGGCAGCCGGGGCAGCGTGATCCCCACCTTCGCCCGCCAGATCGCGGCCGGCGGGCCCGTCACCGTCACCGACCCGCGCATGACCCGCTACTTCATGAGCGTCCACGAGGCGGTGCAGCTCGTCCTCCAGGCCGCCGCCATGGCCGAGGGCGGCGAGGTGTTCATGCTCGACATGGGTGAGCCCGTCAACATCCTCGCACTGGCGGAGCGGATGATCCGCCTGTCGGGACGCAACGTCGGCGCCGACGTCGCCGTGGTGGTCACCGGGCCCCGAGCCGGCGAGAAGCTGGCCGAGGAGCTGCAGGCGGCCTGCGAGCAGGCCCACCCCACCGCCCACCGTTCCATCGTCCGCCTTCGCCCGTCGGTGCTCGACGGCGCCGTGCTCAGCATGGGCACCCGCCGCCTCGCCGCCCTATCCGCCCAAGAGGAGCATGCGCAAGTGACCGATCAGCTCTTCGAGCTCGTGCACACCTCGCCCGCATCCCAGCCCGATGTCATCGATCTCGTCGAGATCGAAGCTCGGGCCGTGTGCTGA
- a CDS encoding glycosyltransferase, producing MSRDAERFDYEAAYVLPSMNALVPELEAAGIPVHCLGASDHNGDLRWMRRLRQLLLERRFDVVHFHLPYTAALGRLVVRSLPAHARPKTVTTEHNTWTTNPVMLRALNAATMGLDAASVAVSHPVKEAVPARLRRRMEVVVHGVPYQQFDARQTWRSEVRRELGVGDDEVLVGTVANMREGKGYDVLLPVARALVDLDLPVRFAAVGVGPLEAEVEALHRKLGLGDRFLLLGGRADAVRVLAGFDVFALASLSEGFPVSVMEALALGVPTVTSTVGGIPSVVTDGVEGLMVTPGHAGELARALTQMVVDEPARARMSVAARACGAQFDIASATRRVEAIYGDVVDRGRRADPAARHLPSPEPSGTGTVGTRLAAALPAAEAVRG from the coding sequence ATGTCCCGCGACGCCGAGCGATTCGACTACGAGGCGGCCTACGTGCTGCCCTCCATGAACGCCCTCGTGCCCGAGCTGGAGGCCGCCGGCATCCCCGTGCACTGCCTGGGCGCAAGCGACCACAACGGCGACCTGCGGTGGATGCGGCGCCTGCGCCAGCTGCTGCTCGAGCGGCGCTTCGACGTCGTCCACTTCCACCTGCCGTACACCGCCGCCCTCGGCCGCCTTGTGGTGCGGTCGCTCCCGGCCCATGCCCGGCCCAAGACGGTGACCACCGAGCACAACACCTGGACCACCAACCCGGTGATGCTGCGGGCGCTGAACGCGGCCACCATGGGCCTCGACGCGGCCAGTGTGGCGGTGTCGCACCCGGTCAAGGAGGCCGTCCCCGCCCGCCTCCGGCGGCGCATGGAGGTGGTCGTCCACGGCGTGCCCTACCAGCAGTTCGACGCCCGCCAGACGTGGCGGTCGGAGGTCCGCCGCGAGCTTGGAGTCGGTGACGACGAGGTCCTGGTGGGCACCGTGGCCAACATGCGCGAGGGCAAGGGCTACGACGTGCTGCTGCCCGTGGCACGAGCCCTGGTCGACCTCGATCTGCCCGTGCGCTTCGCGGCGGTGGGCGTGGGGCCCCTCGAAGCCGAGGTCGAGGCGCTGCATCGGAAGCTGGGCCTGGGCGACCGCTTCTTGCTGCTCGGCGGCCGGGCCGACGCCGTGCGGGTGCTGGCCGGCTTCGACGTGTTCGCCCTGGCCTCGCTGTCCGAAGGGTTCCCGGTCTCGGTCATGGAGGCGCTCGCCCTCGGCGTGCCCACGGTGACGTCGACGGTGGGCGGCATCCCGAGCGTGGTCACCGACGGCGTCGAGGGGCTCATGGTGACCCCCGGCCACGCCGGCGAGCTGGCCCGGGCGCTCACCCAGATGGTCGTCGACGAGCCGGCGCGGGCCCGCATGTCGGTGGCGGCCCGGGCATGCGGGGCCCAGTTCGACATCGCCAGCGCCACCCGGCGGGTCGAGGCCATCTACGGCGACGTCGTCGATCGCGGCCGACGGGCCGACCCGGCCGCCCGCCACCTGCCGTCCCCCGAACCTTCCGGGACGGGAACCGTCGGTACTCGCCTGGCGGCGGCGCTGCCGGCCGCCGAGGCGGTGAGGGGATGA
- a CDS encoding vanadium-dependent haloperoxidase produces MLCAAGLAGSLVAWPVAPSSANSIAATSVAAVAEDNIVLQWNSAVLAGVRLSKLPPPMVSRAMAIVHTCIFDAWAAYDQKAVGTRLGGSLRRPPKERRGANKSEAISYAAFRAASELVPTGAPMYASLMAGHGYDPANMTTDTSTAAGVGNAACAAVLDFRHHDGSNQLGDLNGGLPYSDYTGYVPVNAVMDLSQPFDPATVVDPDRWQPLRYVDKTGTTVTPGWIAPYWNRVTPFALERADQFRGDPGPLRFGAPGFAEQVQDLVDLSASLTDKEKVISQYWSDGPTSETPPGHWNVLAQLVSRRDHNGLNEDVQMFFALNNAVFDAGISAWDNKITFDCVRPITAIRYSLAGQQIQAWGGPGMGTVTMDGANWKPYQPTWFPTPPFGEYTSGHSTFSAAAAEILKRFTGSDAFGASATVAAGSSNVEPGIVPAADVTLSWPTFSDAAAEAGLSRRYGGIHFERADLDGQAGGRLVAGAVWDKAQSYIKGRA; encoded by the coding sequence GTGCTGTGCGCAGCCGGCTTGGCCGGCTCGCTGGTCGCATGGCCCGTGGCACCGAGCTCGGCGAACTCGATTGCCGCCACCTCTGTGGCCGCCGTGGCCGAGGACAACATCGTCCTCCAGTGGAACTCGGCCGTGCTCGCCGGGGTGCGCCTGTCGAAGCTCCCGCCTCCGATGGTCTCCCGGGCGATGGCCATCGTGCACACCTGCATCTTCGATGCGTGGGCCGCGTATGACCAGAAGGCCGTCGGTACCCGCCTCGGCGGCTCGCTGCGCCGTCCGCCGAAAGAGCGCAGGGGCGCCAACAAGAGCGAGGCCATCAGCTACGCCGCCTTCCGCGCCGCCAGCGAGCTCGTCCCCACCGGGGCGCCGATGTACGCATCGCTCATGGCCGGCCACGGCTACGACCCGGCCAACATGACCACCGACACGTCCACGGCGGCCGGCGTCGGCAACGCGGCGTGTGCCGCCGTGCTCGACTTCCGCCACCACGACGGGTCCAACCAGCTCGGTGACCTGAACGGCGGCCTTCCGTACTCCGACTACACCGGGTACGTGCCGGTCAACGCCGTCATGGACCTCAGCCAGCCGTTCGACCCGGCCACCGTCGTCGATCCCGACCGCTGGCAGCCGCTGCGCTACGTCGACAAGACGGGTACCACGGTCACCCCGGGGTGGATCGCGCCGTACTGGAACCGGGTCACGCCGTTCGCCCTCGAGCGCGCCGACCAGTTCCGCGGCGATCCCGGTCCCCTGCGCTTCGGCGCCCCGGGCTTCGCCGAGCAGGTGCAGGATCTGGTCGACCTGAGCGCGTCCCTCACCGACAAGGAGAAGGTGATCTCGCAGTACTGGTCCGACGGCCCGACCTCCGAGACACCTCCGGGCCACTGGAACGTCCTGGCCCAGCTCGTGTCACGCCGCGACCACAACGGCCTCAACGAGGACGTCCAGATGTTCTTCGCCCTGAACAACGCCGTGTTCGACGCCGGCATCTCGGCATGGGACAACAAGATCACCTTCGACTGCGTTCGCCCGATCACGGCCATCCGCTATTCCTTGGCCGGCCAGCAGATCCAGGCGTGGGGCGGGCCCGGCATGGGCACGGTCACGATGGACGGCGCCAACTGGAAGCCCTACCAGCCCACCTGGTTCCCCACGCCGCCGTTCGGCGAGTACACGTCCGGGCACAGCACGTTCAGCGCAGCGGCCGCCGAGATCCTGAAGCGGTTCACGGGCAGCGACGCCTTCGGCGCATCGGCCACGGTCGCGGCGGGCAGCTCCAACGTCGAGCCGGGCATCGTGCCGGCCGCCGACGTCACCCTGTCGTGGCCGACGTTCTCCGACGCCGCCGCCGAGGCGGGGCTGTCCCGGCGCTACGGCGGCATCCACTTCGAGCGGGCCGACCTCGACGGTCAGGCCGGCGGTCGCCTGGTCGCCGGCGCAGTGTGGGACAAGGCCCAGAGCTACATCAAGGGCCGGGCCTAG
- a CDS encoding helix-turn-helix domain-containing protein gives MPGDAIPEPLLRGFQDLGLSPYEARVLLALLRRGSANSVDLARLSGVPRTAVYPVLQGLGTRGLAERVPGPGPAVWASPGRDQVMERLNAAEVERLRQHRERADDVRKLLDRSFPEEPPDVALPFVHVLPGAKQMKTTYEELLGEAEREVVMFTRPPYTWTFPNPNQAVLDMLDRGVDVRVLYEAEQWEDPSSEAFRTEMSIYHEAGVRARLTEELPIKLVVVDRRVALVNMLHPVAVDGYPMTLHIEHPGFAQLVGTAFDQFWATARALRTPRRTRDRVAGASLRSAG, from the coding sequence ATGCCTGGTGACGCCATTCCCGAGCCCCTTCTTCGGGGCTTCCAGGACCTCGGGCTGAGCCCCTACGAAGCACGGGTGCTGCTGGCCCTGCTGCGTCGCGGGTCGGCCAACAGCGTGGATCTGGCCCGACTGTCGGGGGTGCCCCGCACGGCGGTCTACCCCGTGCTCCAGGGCCTCGGCACGCGCGGGCTGGCCGAGCGGGTCCCGGGGCCGGGCCCCGCGGTGTGGGCCAGCCCCGGGCGCGACCAGGTGATGGAACGGCTCAACGCGGCCGAGGTCGAGCGCCTGCGCCAGCACCGCGAACGGGCGGACGACGTGCGCAAGCTGCTCGACCGCTCCTTCCCCGAGGAGCCGCCCGACGTGGCGCTGCCGTTCGTCCACGTCCTTCCCGGCGCCAAGCAGATGAAGACCACGTACGAGGAGCTGCTCGGCGAGGCCGAGCGCGAGGTGGTCATGTTCACGCGACCTCCGTACACGTGGACGTTCCCCAACCCCAACCAGGCCGTGCTGGACATGCTCGACCGGGGTGTCGACGTCCGGGTCCTCTACGAGGCCGAGCAGTGGGAGGATCCCAGCTCCGAGGCCTTCCGCACCGAGATGAGCATATACCACGAGGCCGGCGTCCGGGCCCGGCTCACCGAGGAGCTCCCGATCAAGCTGGTGGTGGTCGATCGGCGGGTCGCCCTCGTCAACATGCTCCACCCGGTCGCCGTCGACGGCTACCCGATGACGCTGCACATCGAGCATCCGGGCTTCGCCCAGCTGGTGGGCACGGCCTTCGACCAGTTCTGGGCGACCGCCCGGGCGCTGCGCACCCCCCGTCGCACTCGCGACCGGGTGGCCGGGGCCTCGCTGCGGAGCGCCGGCTGA